The DNA segment CTCCCCAGTTCGCCGGCATCGGCCGGACGATCCTCGGGGACTTTCGCCAGACAGCGGAGCACAACGGCCTCCAGGTCGGAGGGGATGCTGGGTTCGAGGCGTGAGGGCGGCTCAACCTCGTCAGAAACGTGGGCCAACATGACAGCCACGGCGTCGGGCCCAAGGAACGGGGGCCTCCCGGTCAGCAGAAAGTAGGCGACCGCCCCAAGGCTGTACAGATCGGCCCGGCCGTCGGCGATCCGGTCTCGGGCGACTAACTCCGGCGCCATGTAGAGCGGCGACCCCGTCACGATTCCCTCCAGCGTGACCATCGGCGCATCGGCGTCGGCGATCAACTTCACAAGTCCGAAGTCGAGCACCTTGGCCACGTCGTATCGAGCTCCTCGATACGCGGCGAAGATGTTGGGAGGCTTCAGGTCGCGGTGGATCAATCCTTCCAGGTGAGCCTCCCGAAGGGCCTCGCAGACTTGCCGCAGCAGGTAGATCACTCGAGAGGCCGGAAGCCGACCGTGGACGTCGACGAGTTCCTGTAGGCTCAGTCCGGGGAGATACTCCATCACGTAGAAGAACCGGCCGTCCTCGGTCCGCCCATAGTCGTAGACGTCCACCGTGTTCCAGTGCGAGAGTTTGGCTGTGGCTCGAACCTCGCGCTCGAACCGCCTGCGGGGGGTCTCGCTGTCAGTCAGTTTGGGAGCGATGAACTTGAGCGCGCAGGGCCGCTTGAGGAGGCAGTGCTCGGCCAGATAGACCTCCCCCATCCCCCCGCTGCCGATCTTCTCTTTCAACCGGTACTGGTTGATGGCGTGCTCGCGGGCCGCCTCAGTCCGGTAAGCGTTGATTGTGCGGACACCAAACACCGAGCCCGCAACGGCCGTCGCCAGCACCACGACATGCTCCGCCAGATTCTCAAGGCTCATGGCCGGATCGGATCCGACGAGAGCCCGGAAATCGGGCATTACCACGTAGAGAAGGCCAACCGCAGCCAGCGGAGCCAGAGCCATCGTCAGAATCATCCCCAGAGCGCGTCGCCAGTGGTTGGGGATGAAGACTGCGTAGATGAAAATCAGGGCCGTCATCACGGCGAGGTCGTTCTTGAAGAAGCTCGCCAGCCTCCAGGCGTCGACGTCGGGGTCGGGAACGCCCCGTCTCATGGCGAGAAACAGGTCGAACGCCGTGTAGAGAGTGATTCCGCCGAACAGCAGCGTTTCGATCCCCCGCAGGCGTCGCAGCGAGGGCTTCGCTCGATCGCTCAAGAGGACGGAGGCCGCAACGAGTAAGATTCCAAGCACCAGCCGTCCGAGAATCCCAACGGTCCGGCGGCTCGGAACAAGAGAGCCCTGAATCAGAAAGGCGACGTAAGCTCCGGCCAGCACGATCAGGCACGCCCTGAGTCGGTCGTGGAGCAGGTTTCGAAATTCTTCCGCCGCGGCCTCATCGCTGTGCGCGATCCAGTTCCGTGGTGCAAAGGTCTCGGGCAGATCTGGCACGCCGTGAACTCCAGGCAAGGACGTGGGGAAGCGGGGATGGAGCGCATTGTCGGCTGCCTTCCCTGAACGCTATATGAATCCCCCGAGCGACGCGCTGCAAGAATCAGTCCGAGGAGCACTCAACGCGGACGCTCCGCGCCTTGATGATCATCGTCACGGGGCGTCCCGGCGCCAGGCTCAACTCGCCGGCAACGGAGGCCAGGACTCCGACGAACCAGCGCAGATCGCCGGTGCGGATGACCACCTCGGCCTCGCGGCCGTGCGCGGCGACCGCTTCTACCACTCCCTGGACCTGGTTCCTCGCGCTGAGGCCAGCGACTGGACCGACCGCCAGCAGGACATCGTCACCGTCCACCTCGGCGGTCGTAGACGCGCCGATCGGCAGATCAGTCCAGGGAACGATTAACGAGGGTCCCCCGTCGAGGTCGATCCGGGTCCATCCGCCGCCCTGGCTCTGCTCGGCGACAGCCCCCGCGAAGGCGTTGCGTACTCCCTCCAGGTGCCTGAAAGCCTCCCGAGAGGTTTCCGAGAGGACTTCGGCGGGGGGGCCCTCGGCGACGATCCGACCGTTCTCCATCAGGAACAGCCGAGTCCCCAGAGTAATCGCCTCCGCCGGGCTGTGGGTGACATAGAGAATCGGAATTCCCTCAGCCCTCTGCACGCTCCGAAATCTGTCGAGCAATGTGTGGCGACCAGGGAGGTCCAGCGCCGAAACCGGCTCGTCGCAGAGCAGCAGCCGAGGCCGCGGCGCGAGCGCCCGCGCGAGGCCTACCCTTTGGCGTTCCCCCCCGGAAAGCGTGGCCACCCGACGGCCGAGCAAACCGGTCACCCCGCAGAGGGCCGCGACCTCCTCCGTCCGCCGGACGCAGTCAGACCGCGAGGCCCCTCGCAGTCCGAAGCCGATGTTCCTCGCAACGTCCAGGTGCGGAAACAAGAGATCGTCCTGAAAGATCATCCCCATCCGACGTCGTCTGAGTGGGACGTGGAGGCCTCGGGCCGAATCGAGGAGGAGTTCGCCGGAGAGCGAAATCCGTCCGGAGTCGGGCCGCGAAAGCCCGGCCAGTAATCGAAGGAGCGTCGACTTCCCAGCGCCTGAGGTTCCGAAGAGGACGCCGATCTCGTCACCCAATTGAACGGTCGCGTCGATGGTCAGGCCCTCATGGACCCGACGTGTGACGTGTGCGTCCAGGAAGGTGGACGAACCGCCCCTCAAGGCTTCCGCTCCACAGCGGGCAGCGTCCGTTGCACGAACGCCAACGCCGCGATTGAGATGAACGAGATCCACAGGGTCAATCGAGCCGCTCGCGCCGAGTCACCCACCTGAACGGCGTCGTAGAGCGCCAGCGAGGCCGTCTGGGTCAACCCTGGGATGTCGCCTGCCACCATCATCGTCGCGCCGAAGTCGCCCAGAGCTCTCGCGAAGGCCAGCGCGGTCCCTGCGGCCAGGCCGCGCCAGGCCAGAGGAAACGTCACGGCCAGAAAGACTGAGGCCTCGCTTCGCCCCAGGAGCCTCGCCACATCCTCCAGACCAGGGTCGACGGCCTCAAACGCTCCGCGGGCCGGCAGCAGGAACAGCGGGAACGCCGCAACCGCTGACGCCAGCACGGCCCCTGACCAGTGAAAGACGAGAACCACGTCGAGATTGCGTTCCAGCCACGACCCCACCCAGGCGCGACGGCCGACGATCTGAAGCAACAGATAGCCCAGGACGGTCGGCGGCAGAACGAGCGGAAGCACCATGACGCCGGCGATGAGACCCTTGCCGGGGAACCGCGTTCTGGCCAGCAGATACGCAGCCGGAAGCCCCAGGAGAACCACCAGGCATGTCGCCGAGGTCGCTACCTTCAGAGACAGCCAGAGCGGCACAAGATCCGTCATCGCGCGTCGCCTCGGGTCAGGTTCAAGGTTGCGGTGACTGAAACCCGCGCCGTTCCAGAATGAGCTGCCCGTCTTCACCTCGGAGGAATTCGATGAACCGCCGCGCCCGCTCCTTTTGAGTCGATCTCGCCACGATTCCAAGGCCCTGAATCCGAGGCGGATAGAGCGAAGGGTCGACATCCACGACCTTCGAAGCACCACCATCGACGAGCGAGCGACTGACGAGAGCCGCATCAGCGTTACCCTGTTCCACGTGCATCAAGGCCTGGGACACGGATCCGGCGATGACAAGCTTGGGCTGAAGGAGGTCCCAAAGCCCGGCCTTTTCCAGGGCGTTTCGGGCTGCCTGGCCGTAAGGGGCGATCTCTGGATTGGCCAATGCGATTTTGCGGACGCCCGGCGCCTGCAGATCGGCCAACGAGGCGACCTCGCCGGCGACGCTTGGATGAACAAGCAGCACCAACGCTCCTCGGGCGTAGGGGACGACGGAGCCCTTCTCGACGACTCCTTGAGCTTCGAGCGCTTCGGGGCGACTCATGTCGGCCGATAGAAAGACGTCGAACGGCGCGCCGCCGCGAATCTGCTCGGCGAGGTCGCCGGAGGCGCCGAAGCTCGGCTCCGCGACGGAGTCGTCGCGAGCCTTGTACGCCGCGAGGAGATCGGGAAGAGCCCGCTGGAGGTCGGCGGCCGCCGCGATTCGAAGCGGCGGTGTTTCGGGGCCGACCACGGAATTGCCGCCGCAGCCAAGGACCAGCGACAGCATTAAGATCATCGACAGGCTGATCGGCCGCAACGCTATGTTCATCGGATCATCGGTCCTCCGGAGGCCTCTCGGAGACGCGGCGAGTGAAGCTCGGTTATTATAGCCCGACCTTCGATGATGGCGATGAGGTTGCGACCTGGCGTGATATCGGGTAAGAGGAATCGTCAGGCCGTCGCCGCGGCCTCCCACCTCGACTTGATCCCGCGATGGGAAGCGGGAGACAATCTC comes from the Paludisphaera rhizosphaerae genome and includes:
- a CDS encoding serine/threonine-protein kinase — translated: MPDLPETFAPRNWIAHSDEAAAEEFRNLLHDRLRACLIVLAGAYVAFLIQGSLVPSRRTVGILGRLVLGILLVAASVLLSDRAKPSLRRLRGIETLLFGGITLYTAFDLFLAMRRGVPDPDVDAWRLASFFKNDLAVMTALIFIYAVFIPNHWRRALGMILTMALAPLAAVGLLYVVMPDFRALVGSDPAMSLENLAEHVVVLATAVAGSVFGVRTINAYRTEAAREHAINQYRLKEKIGSGGMGEVYLAEHCLLKRPCALKFIAPKLTDSETPRRRFEREVRATAKLSHWNTVDVYDYGRTEDGRFFYVMEYLPGLSLQELVDVHGRLPASRVIYLLRQVCEALREAHLEGLIHRDLKPPNIFAAYRGARYDVAKVLDFGLVKLIADADAPMVTLEGIVTGSPLYMAPELVARDRIADGRADLYSLGAVAYFLLTGRPPFLGPDAVAVMLAHVSDEVEPPSRLEPSIPSDLEAVVLRCLAKVPEDRPADAGELGRLLASCRDAGGWSADQAEVWWREHQPIEPDSKTERPIDSEDFHGPTLVVRDFPGIDAPGEPDPDDPLLTRAEEPPPV
- a CDS encoding molybdenum ABC transporter ATP-binding protein, with protein sequence MRGGSSTFLDAHVTRRVHEGLTIDATVQLGDEIGVLFGTSGAGKSTLLRLLAGLSRPDSGRISLSGELLLDSARGLHVPLRRRRMGMIFQDDLLFPHLDVARNIGFGLRGASRSDCVRRTEEVAALCGVTGLLGRRVATLSGGERQRVGLARALAPRPRLLLCDEPVSALDLPGRHTLLDRFRSVQRAEGIPILYVTHSPAEAITLGTRLFLMENGRIVAEGPPAEVLSETSREAFRHLEGVRNAFAGAVAEQSQGGGWTRIDLDGGPSLIVPWTDLPIGASTTAEVDGDDVLLAVGPVAGLSARNQVQGVVEAVAAHGREAEVVIRTGDLRWFVGVLASVAGELSLAPGRPVTMIIKARSVRVECSSD
- the modB gene encoding molybdate ABC transporter permease subunit; the protein is MTDLVPLWLSLKVATSATCLVVLLGLPAAYLLARTRFPGKGLIAGVMVLPLVLPPTVLGYLLLQIVGRRAWVGSWLERNLDVVLVFHWSGAVLASAVAAFPLFLLPARGAFEAVDPGLEDVARLLGRSEASVFLAVTFPLAWRGLAAGTALAFARALGDFGATMMVAGDIPGLTQTASLALYDAVQVGDSARAARLTLWISFISIAALAFVQRTLPAVERKP
- the modA gene encoding molybdate ABC transporter substrate-binding protein; translated protein: MNIALRPISLSMILMLSLVLGCGGNSVVGPETPPLRIAAAADLQRALPDLLAAYKARDDSVAEPSFGASGDLAEQIRGGAPFDVFLSADMSRPEALEAQGVVEKGSVVPYARGALVLLVHPSVAGEVASLADLQAPGVRKIALANPEIAPYGQAARNALEKAGLWDLLQPKLVIAGSVSQALMHVEQGNADAALVSRSLVDGGASKVVDVDPSLYPPRIQGLGIVARSTQKERARRFIEFLRGEDGQLILERRGFQSPQP